The Malus domestica chromosome 10, GDT2T_hap1 nucleotide sequence TGAAACAATTGAGACAGAAAACTGATTCTAGCttgcaaatgaaattgataaactaaAATTGCATCATAACATTAATTCAATCATGTCTAGGGCTTCAAAGTAGCCCTAAGTATCCATAAACtaaattcaaaacataaaaaaatacataaaaaattagGAAAGCTAGAACCTAGAAATATTCAAGGCTGAAGACTCATGCTCTCTCcagattttgtgtttttgtgttttttttttctcctcttcTCCTTCTGATTCTATGTATTTTTCTCCTATTAAAAAGCTTAGGATTTTTCTAACATCTGACACATTTACATCCTTAAATTGACTCTCATTTATAGCTCATTACAATCAGCTTTTAGTATATGCGTAACTGAAAACTAACTGTTATCCGAATTTGTAACTAAACAGCtcctctttattttgtcataaTTTCTTGTCGAAAACTCCAAATAAAAGTTGTAAAGACCATAAAAAAGAAGACTTCCAGAGCTTTCCAACCATATATGGTCCATTTTCTAATTTGTTCTGAGCACTTTGGGGCAAAGCTCGTAAGTTGGCTGTTCTACAAGGGCATTTTCTAGCAGATCTTAGGCCACTTGGGCTTCAAACTATCCATTCTAGGCTCTTAAGATATTCAAAATAAGATGATTTCTTCAAACCCTTACTTTCATCCTTAAATAGaatacaaacaacaaaatacCTTGTGATGTATAGAGATTTTAAGTCAAAAACCTAAGTAAAAGAGGGCGTAAAAGTATAACTTTATGCACTCAACACCAGTCTGGAACTAATTGCCTAAAACTTTTGCCTGATTTCTTACCTTGCATTTCTCTCAAGTAGTCATCTTCAAGTTTAAATGTTGTTGGAGTCGGGTTTCAAACCACCAACGTCTGAAAACAAttaatatgatgttggctatttGCACTGCAACTACTAAGTATGGATAAGTTACCGACAAGTGATGTTTTTTAAGGatcattcaaaggaaaatagtGTGCACCACTGCTGTTATGTAGGAGGCTGAAGATGAAAGATCAACAATGAACCCATAAAAGTTCAAAGGGAGAGAATAAGTGGTTGACAAAGTGAATGGAATACCAAAATTCAATGATGGGAATCCTACTCATAAACCTAACAAACTCTACCAGTTTATATCATTCACATGATGGACAAAAAGGTAatccaaaatttgaaattactAATTAACTAGAGGTTACAAAGATGTCGCATGGATTAAAGTCTCAATAAGACTACCCATGGACTTAGCACTACTAAATTGTTACATGCCTGAAGCATGACAGTCGTGAGCATGGATTCAAGTTCCAAAAAGATAATCCATGGACATGGCAACTTTAATATATCTTATGCTTGAAGCATGATAGATGTATAGGTTCCAATGATTCAACTCCCTAAAATTGGAGAttaaaaatccaagctctataacatTTTAGAGGATGTTATGATCCAAATTCTCCAAACAATTCATCTAATAAGAGATGATTGTCCTAGAAGAGACAATGTAAAGCCCCTGCAGAGGCAAGGATATACAAAGTAatgaaatgcttataaatatgcatgcgcatgcacatgaaaATTATGGGATCACCAATTGATGATTACCActgttaattttggttttacAGTAACttctaaattcatcaatgagctatATCCATATTGAGCCACATTCTTTTGTTCGTTGacgaaaagaaaaattattggccaaaaaacTTGAGAAatgcaattccattacaatttagtaagaacgtggaaaaatggacctataGTACAAATTGCCAAATGATGTCGAACCCGGAAGGTtacatatgggcatttgtaatataGTGAACTACAGTCACATGGTATGACACAAGGTTCCTATTGaaacctaaaattttaataCTCTTGTAAACATGATTTCCTATTGTGAAACTTGTTCATTTCAATGGAGAATTATATGTCTAATATGAAGGCTTATGCCCGAAACATATCTCCACAAGTAAATCCCCCAAGTATACATGGAACCAAGTTGCTTTGTATAAGTTCCAAAGGggaatgtgtcatgaagtgtagaaaatccctgaaGGATTCAGATTGCTTGAAGAAAGCCATGGAAGGCTAAAgcataaattatgtactcaatGCCAATAgatggtataaattgccttagtgattACTTTCATTATGATATTGCTACAACACATTAAATCTCTTGCAAAAATTGATATTAGATTGGGATTCCTGAAGAGTCTAGATAGATTAAGAAGTGTTGAAAGGAATATGTCTCAAGTTGCTGATCGAACAATATACCAACACAATTTTTATCCATCAAAATGTTCATGGTATTAAAGAACCATATGTATTGAAGATTATAAGTTGAATAATCAAATGATTAACCAATATTTAAACACTAAGAAAGATCATTCATCCTCGTGAAGGAAATGATGAATTGATATTtagtccagaagtaccatatcttagtgaagtatatgtcTTAATATATTTAGCACAATACACTAAATCAGATATAAAATTTCTATGAAGCACAATACCAACATATGGGTATTAAAATGAAGTAAAATTTATCTATTGATATCTCCAGGAAATTATAGACATGTGATTGTTCTATTCCAAAGAACTCACTAATAGTTATGGTCTTATTGGGCAAGCAATATCTGAATATCTTGCTATACAAATTGCTCACAAAAATCGATTTCTATAGGTTGATCCTACAACGATCAAGGAAGCAACATTCATTGCTACATCTTCGTATCTCTCATAAATACATGTACTTGGTTAAAACCTGTGGCATATTAAAATTTGGAGCGCACATGAACCACCTTTAGAAGCAAACACTCCAACTATCATGCATGGTATCAAATTACATCAACTTAGTAATCAGTTAGATTGAAGAATTCGAAATCAGGGGAGATACACATCAGGGAGAGCATCCCAAAAcagatcaaggttttaacgaggcaaccgAAATTGACATatggccatccaagggggagtgttgtaatgTAATATGTGGATCACCCACATGAATAGTTCTTAACTATTCATCTGAAGAAAAATCAGATGGATTACTATTTATGCACTATTCATTTAAAGAaattttgtaaagtgaataatgTTGCTACATTATTCTGTCAAATGAAAACCTTTATAAAAGGAGGTTCATTCATTCAAAGAAGgttcattcattcattgtaaACACACAATTCAatatcaaagaaaaagaaaagagaagaggaaagaagagagatgcGGAAGAAATTACCAATAAAGCTAGctaaagagagaagagaaaatagTGAGAGTTATCATTGTACTCATATTATTTCAAATAATGAAAGAAAGTACTACTGCTACCCTAAAGACATAGGCACACTTATcgaacctcgtaaatattgTGTCTTATTTACATATATTCCACTATACATATATCCTCATTTTCACAATATTAGCAACATACTAATATTGGAGTAGAGATggaaaaaaataccaaacatcCCGAACCAAACTGAAAAAGTCtcgaaactgaaccaaaaatCTCGAATCATTCGGTACCAGAAACCGAAACGATCCCAAAAAGTTCAGCATGAGATTCGAGATCCCACATGCCTTTGTTCGgtaagggtaatgttagggagaccaaatttttaaaaccaaatgatgtggttgtagatgattggattattaattaagtgtcaaCTAACGTGCTTGTTTTTTATTGgtaacacatcatttggtttgcaaatttggtttaaaaatttgttttCCCTAACATTATCCGTTTGGTCatcccaaaccgaaccaaaacatattttatatatatatatatatatatatatatatatattaagtttaGGAATTATGTGGACAATTTGATTGGTTTAGATTTAACCATCCAATCTAAATTAGGTTAGTGCGCACTAAGATATCTCATTCTTTTTGTCATTCTGAACTCTACCTCCTTACCCCAGTACCTCTCCTCTTGACAAACAAGTCTTGAACCCTCTCATCTATGTCGTCGCCACCTCTTCTCTGTTGCCTTCTTCAAGTCTCGACTCGGACCAGCCACCACGCCATACCTTCTCTTTACGACCACACCACAGATAAACCACACACACAGTCCTACCTCAGTACCTCTCTTCTCGATGAACAAGTTTCAAACCCTTTCATCTCTCTCTTCCGCCACTTCTCTTCCACCTACCTTCTCCAAGTCTCGACTCCGGCCGGCCACCACGCCATACCCTTTCTCCGATTCTCTCTTCTTCTAATTTCAGCCCCAAAATCAAGGTATTTGTTTTGAAATCTAGGGTTttgtttcaaatcattttcgAAATTGTGAGTATTACTAGAGTCGAACATGATTTGTACAGGGCAAATACTGATGAACCATTCTACTTTCATAGTTTTAACATTTTCCTCACATTGGTGCCATAAAAAAACATTCACCAGGCTTCATTTGCTGCAGTTCAGCTGCAACATTTTCCCCAACTGCAATGGTGTCTATATCATTGTAACCACCTCTAACATCGATAATTTATTTTGGTTACATTCCACTTTTTTCACAAAACCAGCATTCCCACTTATCCATCTTGCATTGCACCTATTTAGAGGTTAATTTCTTAACAAACATGGAATTCGGTTTTGATGACTGAGTTGAAACATGAGGTAAGGCCAGAGATTGGGATTGTACCAATATGTTTTGTTTAGGAACCACATATTTGATTTCAGCAAGCTGTTAGCATCAAGTTGAACAGCAATGGCAATTGTTCGGGCAGGAATGTTGCCAGTGGGCGTCCCGGGCTTGAGCACACAGCTCCTCAcggagttggcactttggttgacTGTCAGGTTTTCGCTTCGTTCGTCAAGCTTCAAGCAAATGACAGAGTTAattctgaaatgtgcctttgttaGGCCTTAAGTATAGGCCGtaaggctcgcaatcaaaactaacttaagtgctgaggcgtgccactgccatctcagTATGGCAAATGTAGAATTAGTAGATTTAAGCcgattacttgcaccccaagttACTTCTGACGTCtcattatcaaaggattgttgtggataggttaagtccacattagattcttttttatgccttgagatcaaggacttttgTTTATCTTGTATGGTAAAAGGGTCGAGGTCCAGATCTAATCAAGGCATTAAGTGGATTCACTCTTAAGATAGTAAAACCATTTAACTAAAACCAGCTGAGAGTAAGCTGAACTTTGGATCATTAAAAGACTTAAAATGATTTTAATACATGCTCGGAAATTCATTACAACACCAAATCTATGAactaaaagacaaaaacaaagggaaTCGGGCAAAATTGAGCCTTGTCGGGTAAAGCTGGACCTTTCaccatttcttttctttacaACTACAGGGATCTGAGGGTTTTACAAAATGATGGATGACAAATAAATTTACACAAGAGAATCGATACTACTGGTGAGCAGCAGAGCaattaaactagacaaaagatggcttttgtAAGGGCTGATCCTGAAAAAGATTGAGGTtgggggctgactacagcttcatatgcaaatctggcttgagcgaagtttgtatatttgtttgtttgattggttgagtgtccttgtctttgggccctcttcctccttttataggcgaATTAGCCTAACTGTTTGCAACTTGGTTCTTGCCCGAAAGCAACTgaggggtagtgactcatcagtaATTTACGTACTCTGCCATTCAAATAGTGCTTTTGGGCTAAGAATAGGTTGATTTCCATCAAGTGTCACTTTTTCAAGCTACTAGCCTCTGCATTAATGTGGAATCATCATTTTGCCTATGTGGAATCATCATTTTGCCTTAGGCTGGGTGAATGGGTTTGACACTGGGCCTTCAAGCAGAGTCATGCCTTCTAGTCCTCTTTTTCTGACAATCCAAAGTTCAAATATtaatccaaacagtgcccccttcaatcgtTGTTAAGCCTTCAAGCTTTAGGCGCCAAAAATGATTTGAACAGCCGTCATACCCTTGCACGTTTCACTTGGATCTTGCATTTTCTGACGTAGTTAATGCACACTTGGGACTTTTCCTCTTTCCGCAAATTCCAATCATCACCTGGTCCCCTTTATAAAATTCGACTCAATTTCAGCTTCTGGGTTTTTAAAACCGATTAATTCTTCATATCCCAGAATTTCCTCAAGAAAAACCCCTTCAAAGCCTTCGAATATTTCCTAACTTATTCTGCGATCACTCTCAGTTTCCCCTGATCCTTCCTTCCTTTAATCTTTCACCATGATACTCGAAGTTCTACGAGCCTAACTCATTCCTCCATGTTTATTGAAGGgatatgtggatgcaaatttcttcctccttgatcttgaacaatttgcacctacaaaacaattaacaccttaggttaaggccaagagcctcacgcgcccacgatgaatggggggctttggccgaaaaacctccgatgccaaagttaaaatttagagagaaagagtgtttagagaattttgggatttttgccaaagtgttggaattagtgtttggtgaaaatgggaaccAACATATAGGAGAGGAAGGGTGTGGCTAGCCTTTAGGCCAAGGATGATTTATTTTGGGGGGTTATGGAGATAATGGGCTAGTTATTTTTGGGGAGTTATGGaaataattggctagttaattagcaaataataataacctaattaactagctaTTGAATGTCataaaaatggaaagaaaatggtagcaaaataaaaggcatggccggccctagagGGTAACCGGcctttggtattttttttggttataatttggtgatttaattgataattaagggattgattaggtaattaatcccttaattaatcaattttaggaaatatgaaaggaatatattatttagctaatttattagctaaataatggaatataaaacatatagaaTAATTTagattttgggaattaccttatagaaaggatttgatgaaataggttttaaattgttacctatgttgggcacttttgacttggttgaaagatgattgcccactgctcgcgcgtaggaatctcaGTATGccttaagggtatttttgtcctcttttgtccaaaagtccacgtgtcacctagtgaatatttttggctccacaaatgcccccacacctgttgcgTTGCTTGCAAAAAAggggcaacaggtgtagagattttcttgttGTAGGAAACTTTgaattgtttcctttttttggtgatgattctttcttttaataggaaattagatccttctaggaaaaggaaataaatccCTCTCAAAgtttatttaagtccaccttaagtggattattaaatcaactttttgAGACAAACTTATTTCACCCTACAAGCGAGagaaagcttagaggatatttattccccctcctctagccatcttctacatcttgctcatgcaaaggatcgtctttcgttgcttctaggtaagaaaaaaaaattacttttcttgtcttcttgatttttttggatGCCTTGGGGCCTGTGAATGGCTCGACGGGGTGTCGAGGTTGCGTGAAAAGATAGCTTGGGAGACCATGGCATGGTTGTGCCGTGGATGGCTTCTTTGATTTGGGCGCAGGGGCGTGGACGTGAAGAGGAATAAGCCAAGCCGTGAGGCTTGGCAGGTTAGCTGGGCCATACGGCTTTAGGCCtttctaaatgtttttttttttttttgttggaccCGTGCCCTAGGGAATAATTGGAGGGCTTTATgccctttttgggtttttacgGCTAGGctttaagctttttttttttttttttttttttttttttttttttgaaatccactctctaacaaatcttccttgtacttttgtagaattttcaagcatgtcttcctcgagccacaagaatgatgatggtgtgccCCCGTTGTATCGTCAAGGCGGGTCTTTGAGCAAGGTTGGCTACTTCAAAGCTGCTCACTTCAAGATTAGCACCGATGATTtgtttagagattttcttgaagcGTATTGGCATGCCATTCCGTCGAGAGTGCGTGTGAGGCGAGTTAAGGATGGTAGCAGCCGGGAACCATGCAGTGGAACTTGGAGAGCCATCAAGTTCCATCCTTACTATTTTGTGTTAGGGTTTACTTTCCCTATGCCACATTTCTTCGAAGAAGTGCTCTGCTCCATGAAATGTGTGCCTGCCCAATGTTCCCCGAATGCGGTCCGAGTGATGGTGGGGTTCCACAATTTGAGCCAATTTTTTTACTTGGGACTAACCATCAAcgaattttggtatttctttgacATAGGTCGCATTGATGGAGTTGGGCAACTGCGATCTCGTCATAAGCTTTTTGATAACTGAAGCAAAGGAGATCATGACTGGGCCAAAAAGACTTTGAAGATAAGTGGAGAATGGGAGTCTGATTCTTCCCCCGAGCTGCGTGTACCAATGGTCTTCATATCTGGTAAGCAGGCTACTTTGCTTTAGTGCCAAGTTACTCTTCAATTTTCTAATTGTCTTCCGTTGTTTTTTGTAGATTCAGAATTCGGCTCAACTCCTAAGGTTTATCCGGACATGAAAAAAGTACATGTCGCTCTGGGTATCCCTTCCGAATATCATgagtggcgttggctgcttaaTCATCTTCGTAGGGAAAAAGGTGGGCTGCCcccaaaagaagaaataaaacgaatCAAGGCAGACACGATGGCTCGTCCTATCATTATGATGGAACCTACTATCAATAaaggtgggaaaaagaaacattcttcacctgctcaagagatgcctgcTAAAAAGAAAACGAAGACTACTAGTAGGGATTCTCCAGCTGTTCCCAagattgtgattgacttgacttcctCTAAGGGCGAGAAAGAACAAACTGCAAGATTTGTACCGGTAACGCCTATTGCTTCGAAGGCTGCTAGCTCGATTGCTGAAAAAATTACCCAACGCAGAAGTTCCTCCGTGCCTCCGGTATCGAAATTTGTGCCAAAGCATCCATCTGAGGCTAAGTCTGGCTCACCCTTGAagaggcttgctattatgaagagtgataAGGTGTCATtgcctgctaaagtggcgccaaaacCTGCTTCTTCCACTACTGCAACCAACTCATCTGCTGATAAGAAGGAAACTGCTCGTTCAGGCAGGTTTGAAAAATCTACCAAATCTGTTTCTGGGGAAGCTGCTGAGATTTGCGTGCTTTTGAAGCCAGATcttcttgaagacatggatgtatgtgccaagtttgttgacgACGTCAAAGATATTGTTGGTCCGAGTCTTTTCGCGAAGCACACACCCGAGTATAGGAAGATTGCTCTGCTAgccatgatgcagaaaacaacaattctggcagccgagtctatgttccttgaccaagaggataccaaggctgctaaagagatggcaagaaccATGGCTGCCGAAACTTACTCCTCGAtcgaaaaaatcaagaaattggaATCTGAACTTGCCGCTTTGAAGGGATCCaatatttctgcccccacttctctgcagcttgaggtCGCTCACCAAGAGATCATGGATTTGAATACTAGGCTTGATGCGATCCAagtaaagtatgaaagtgcagagaaggaaatcgagcgttacatacctcagattcaagatcttaagcgtTCCATCTCTGAATTTCGCTCCTCTGCTTATGCCAAGGATGAAGAATTGATTGCTACttacaaccaagtgatccaATTCAAAAAGGTTGTTGATAGGCTTGAgcctcaagtgttggaacttcaaagtGTTTTGAAAACCAACgacaatctgaagaaggaaATTGAGGAGTTGCGGTGGGTTCGTGCTTGTCTACTTGAGAAGAATGAGCAgttgaagggtgagaatgatggtTTCGAGGCTTCACTTACTCAGAATCaagccgatttctacaagctgggcTATGTAGATCATCTCTATGGGCGGtcgtctgactttgagtttttcggtaaagacttcgagaccttctttatttctccagaagacttgctcgcttttagttttgagtcttctatCGATAAAGTAATTGGAAGAGCTGGTGCCCAGGCTGGAGCATCCGAGGGTAAAGAGTCGGAGGATGTCGCTGCTGAGAACACCAAGTCTGCTGAAGGTGTAGCGACCGAGTAGTTGTGAGATGTCCAAGCTAttgaagagtagtcttctaaGTAGCctctaggattttctttgttttcctttgttgtttttgcttgaactcattcggTATTTactagttgtttatcaattttgctataaaatttaataaacttgcttcttttacttttcccatctttgtttttttttttgtccatgccctaacctttagaccttatagaccagtggcaggcgtgctacttttctataagcagacaagcttgcatagcctatgcagccataggtgttggtgtagaaatTTTTGCAAAgctgttagccatagggttggcagccagaTGCCTTACTTATAGAAACAGACGAATcagcgtaaccactaggctgtttaACCTTGGCTCTTTCCAATTTCGTAAGttgtgtagcaagtatcacaacactttaggacttggtgtaggttgttctgcgTTTGGACAGAGGTGAATCTTATCGACtatgtagcatgtcggcagtggataaaatctTCGCGTatgcacgctagcttgtttaacctttcacaagaatatgCGGTTGCATAAGTCTAGCGCAGTTCTACTGCTTGAAGGGCAGGCCGTAGGTAGTCTTACGaaaatccgtaggctaccttagtgcactcggtagcagctttaggtttccagggcagccgtccgtTGAGTGtgctgcgtaatgtgccccctgtctctagggcccggttccctacGGATTAGGCCAATAGACCCATAATCCTTCaactagctaagccttgaaaaagaccattgtggctacttctaggaatcccggcgcaagccatcatgcacctagttatactaaggcagccaggctcatccacgtctggatattcggagtgttgaGTTTATCCTCTCACCTTGGAAAGCATAGTTGGACCTTCGAGGGGTGCAATTCCTGCAGTAAGTCCCAAAGGGGGGTgcgatcttcttttgaagtgcaggaaaATATAAGTTGTTGTAGACATGTAATCGAGCCAAGTTAcaaattacttctgaattctttattgaaaaataaacaaaataagtgAATAACTTAGCTGCAAAAGATTACATGATGATTGGATAGTCCTCAGTTTACAAGGTGGTGCTCGTTGAGCTGTTTGAGTCTTCAGGTCTTGATATAGTGGGAAGTCACACATGGTATTTCCTCAACTTGTAGGCGTTCCATTGCTTCACAATCTCTTTATCATTCATGGTAGCAAGGGTGTAGCTACCCTTGCCgtctactctgctgatcttgtaaggaccttcccagatgggatccatctttttgagCCATCTctgcgggcagtgatgaaggccttTCTTAGGGCTAGATCTCCGGGTTgaaactgccggatcttggacCTTTTATTGTAGCTGGAAAGAAGCTGTTATGCTCAATGCTTGGTAGTAGAGTGTTAATGCTTGGCACGATGATgttgggaggaatgattgcttcCGAACCAAATGCTAAAGAGAAAGAAGTTTCACCGGtcactcgtcttttggtggtgcgatatgcccacaaaCATCCGGGgagttcatctggccatttCCTCTTTTTGTCGGTGAAGGATTTCTTAAGGCAATCGaggatcgtcttgttggatgcttcggcatgcccattgccttgaggatttcttggtgtggacatgtgttgtttgatgccgtatttttggaagaacttcgccaaatatTTTCCTTCAAATTGAGGGCTGTTGTCAGTGACGATAGACTGAATGATGCCAAATcgacaaatgatgttcctccatatgaaacgCTTTATGTCCGTTTTAGTCGTAGTCGACATAGGTTCTACTTCTACCCATTgagtgaagtagtcggttgccacgatcatcatgcacaTGCCCCCACTAGCAGGCAGCATAAGGcctaccaggtcgattgcccattgcatgaatggccaaggacTCATCTGCGGGTGTAGTTGACTGGCAAGCAGTGTTGGTATCGGTTTGTAGCGTTAGCAGCGatcgcacttttgtactaactccttagcatcttggtgcatggtaggctaATAGTAGCCTGCATTAAGAGCCTTCTAGGCTAAAGGTTGGCCTCCAGAGTGGTTCCCACAAAtgccttcgtggattgagcttagaaccttcaagtcatcgggAGGTGCTAGGCAGCGAAGATGTGGTCCGATGTAGGATCTTCGAACGAGAATGCCATTCCATATATAGTAGTGTGCCGCCTTGATTTGGAGCTTCCTTGACTCCAATCTTTCGGCTGGTTATGTGCCGCTGACCAAGTAgtctataatagaactttgcTTGTTGGGAATTACAGTAACCTGTGACGCTTCAGCAATCGGCTCCATCTTTATGCTTGGTTTGTCTAGATATTCCATCGAAATGGAGCGTTTAAATTGGTGGTCCAGGGCAGAGCCTAAACCAGCTAATGCATTTGCATGGGCGTTGTCTGCCCgcggaacttgagtgagagtgtaagtctgaaatgcctcaagctgctggcgtactttctctaggtattgTGCCATCCTGGGGTGTTTTGCCATGTATTCCCCAGTAGCCTGGTTGGTGATTAattgggaatcagaatgaattgcgagtTTCTTCatcgccaagtcttttgccattcggaggccTGCAAATAGGGCCTCATACTCTGCTTCgttattggatgctttgaagcctagagtgatgGCTTGCTCGAGCATTGAGCCGTCTGGAGTAACAAGGACTACACCTGCTCCCGAGCCTTTATAGTTGGATGCTCCGTCATCATGCAAATTCCAGAAGTCCTTATCGGATGGAGCAAGCGTGGCTAAGGCGTTCTCGGCTGCTTCTGAGgcgtcgttgggccgctctgttacGTTACCTAGGCTAGGCATGAATTTCACTACGAAGTCTGCCAAGGCTTGGCCCTTTATCGCTGTACGAGGCCGGAAAACTAAAccatattggccaagttccaatgcccatttcatcactcgttgagaagcGTTCGGACCATGTAATATTGATCGTAAGGGATACTGAGTCATGACAATGACTGTATAAACTTGAAAGTATGGTCTAAGCTTCTGAGCCGCAACAACTAaagccaaaattaattttttgatcttcggatatcttgtttccgcatctagaagagctttagaaatgtagaataccggcagttgggtccccaactcttctcgtatgagagTAAAGCTCACTACTACTTCGGAGACTGCCAAATAAATGTATAAATCATCCGCTGCTTCtggcttggatagtaagggaggtAATGTGAGATAATTCTTCAAGTCTTGGAAAGCTTTTTCGCATtcttcatcccatttgtctATTTGTGCCCTCTTGATAACTTTGAAAAAAATGCTTTCATCGATCGGTGGATCGTGAGAGGAAGTGGTTGAGGGCGGCTGCTCGTTtggtcaagctttggatctccttcaaggtagttagagatttcatctctaggattgcttggatttgcttgggatgtgcttcaattcctcgttgggttactaagtaccctaggaatcGGCCTGAAAATACTCCAAACGTGCACTTGGTagggttgagcttcatcttgtacctTCTAAGGATATTGAAAGTTTCTGCCAAATTGCGAATGTGATCTGATCACTGCTTGCCCTTTACCATGATATCATCGacatagacctccatggttaccctaatttgttttttgaacatcatatttactagcctttggtaagtggctcccacattcttgag carries:
- the LOC139188663 gene encoding uncharacterized protein, whose amino-acid sequence is MPDIDPKVACHKLHVDPTTKPPEAADDLYIYLAVSEVVVSFTLIREELGTQLPVFYISKALLDAETRYPKIKKLILALVVAAQKLRPYFQVYTVIVMTQYPLRSILHGPNASQRVMKWALELGQYGLVFRPRTAIKGQALADFVVKFMPSLGNVTERPNDASEAAENALATLAPSDKDFWNLHDDGASNYKGSGAGVVLVTPDGSMLEQAITLGFKASNNEAEYEALFAGLRMAKDLAMKKLAIHSDSQLITNQATGEYMAKHPRMAQYLEKVRQQLEAFQTYTLTQVPRADNAHANALAGLGSALDHQFKRSISMEYLDKPSIKMEPIAEASQVTVIPNKQSSIIDYLVSGT